The proteins below are encoded in one region of Haladaptatus sp. R4:
- a CDS encoding succinylglutamate desuccinylase/aspartoacylase family protein, whose amino-acid sequence MTTLGTASAAPGEIDTGRLPVGETRDGSQFGLPVAVINGAHDGKTLYIQAVSDGDELNGLGVVNRVVPQLAPEDISGTILVTGLVNYHGFQVAEHRNPIDDTKMNRTYPGNESGTSSERIAAATFEAASRADLILDLHQGSTSRMMNEARVRCGPRHRLHDECLELAKVFDCGYVLDQKGPDGQLARAAPDDGIPTIDPELGGCVGWDEESIQYGVDGTFNVLRYYGFLEGDVELNSQTRATGFDRYGAPSGGLVTFKKDLGDEVSPGETLFTITDVFGKLKAEITADRSGIFWRSRRLPQVATGEYVCSVGIDVSRY is encoded by the coding sequence ATGACAACGCTCGGTACGGCGAGCGCGGCCCCAGGGGAAATCGACACGGGCCGCCTCCCGGTTGGTGAAACCCGTGACGGGAGCCAGTTCGGGCTTCCCGTCGCCGTCATCAACGGCGCGCATGATGGAAAGACGCTCTACATACAGGCAGTTAGCGATGGCGACGAACTCAACGGTCTCGGTGTCGTGAATCGAGTCGTCCCGCAACTCGCTCCCGAGGATATTTCGGGGACGATTCTCGTCACTGGACTCGTCAACTACCACGGTTTTCAGGTCGCGGAACACCGGAACCCGATCGACGACACGAAAATGAATCGGACGTACCCCGGCAACGAATCGGGGACGTCGAGCGAACGAATCGCCGCGGCGACCTTCGAGGCCGCCTCGCGTGCCGATCTCATTCTCGACTTGCATCAGGGTTCGACCAGTCGAATGATGAACGAGGCTCGTGTTCGCTGTGGCCCGCGCCATCGACTGCACGACGAATGTCTCGAACTCGCAAAAGTGTTCGACTGCGGCTACGTTCTCGACCAGAAGGGTCCGGACGGGCAACTCGCCCGCGCCGCCCCCGACGACGGAATTCCGACCATCGACCCCGAACTCGGCGGCTGTGTCGGTTGGGACGAGGAGAGCATCCAGTACGGCGTGGATGGTACGTTCAACGTCCTCCGATACTACGGCTTCCTCGAAGGGGACGTGGAACTGAACTCGCAGACCCGCGCAACCGGGTTCGACCGCTACGGCGCACCGAGCGGCGGTCTCGTCACCTTCAAGAAGGACCTCGGCGACGAAGTCTCACCGGGTGAAACCCTGTTCACCATCACCGACGTGTTCGGTAAACTCAAGGCAGAAATCACCGCCGACCGCTCCGGTATCTTCTGGCGCTCCCGTCGCCTGCCGCAGGTCGCCACTGGCGAATACGTCTGTTCGGTCGGCATCGATGTCAGTCGCTACTGA
- a CDS encoding threonine synthase, with the protein MLSNLSCSACGREYAAGADEPWRCECGHPLDFAERPLPDPDRPAPDFSDIDTRDGLWAFEEFLPVRRVASLGEGFTPLVDADDWNAQFKLDCVFPSGSFKDRGATTTLSRAAELGVETVIEDSSGNAGAAVAQYAARAGIDAEIYVPADAKASKLKAIECAGATPVRIEGSRQDVTDACIEAVEAGDGWYASHAWNPAFFAGTMTFALELAAQRDWEVPDAVVTPLGHGTLFLGTYRGFRALYDAGWTDSMPRLLGVQAAGVSPIADELDGERKDEPERNDVADGIQITHPVRRDQILDAIHETDGDAISLDAGATQDALDRLHRTGFYIEPTSAVAVAGLTAYRERGILDEDADVVVPLTGSGLKS; encoded by the coding sequence ATGCTCTCCAACCTCTCATGTTCGGCCTGTGGACGCGAATACGCCGCCGGAGCGGACGAACCGTGGCGGTGTGAGTGCGGCCATCCGCTCGACTTCGCCGAACGACCGCTTCCCGACCCGGACCGTCCCGCTCCCGATTTCTCCGACATCGACACGAGGGACGGCCTTTGGGCGTTCGAGGAGTTCCTCCCCGTCCGCCGCGTCGCGAGCCTCGGCGAGGGGTTCACGCCGCTCGTGGACGCCGACGACTGGAACGCCCAGTTCAAACTCGACTGCGTGTTTCCATCGGGGAGTTTTAAGGACAGAGGTGCGACGACGACCCTGTCGCGTGCCGCCGAACTCGGCGTCGAGACCGTGATCGAGGACTCCTCGGGCAACGCGGGCGCGGCTGTCGCTCAGTACGCCGCTCGCGCAGGAATCGACGCAGAAATCTACGTTCCGGCGGACGCGAAGGCCTCGAAACTCAAAGCCATCGAGTGTGCGGGCGCGACCCCCGTCCGTATCGAGGGAAGTAGACAGGACGTGACCGACGCCTGTATCGAGGCCGTCGAAGCCGGTGACGGCTGGTACGCCAGCCACGCGTGGAACCCGGCCTTCTTCGCTGGCACGATGACGTTCGCGCTGGAACTCGCCGCCCAGCGCGACTGGGAGGTTCCGGACGCGGTCGTGACGCCGCTCGGCCACGGCACGCTGTTTCTGGGAACGTACCGCGGCTTCCGCGCCCTGTACGACGCGGGGTGGACGGATTCGATGCCGCGACTGCTCGGCGTACAGGCGGCCGGTGTCTCACCCATCGCGGACGAACTCGATGGAGAGAGGAAGGACGAACCCGAACGGAACGACGTGGCCGACGGGATTCAGATCACACATCCCGTCCGCCGTGACCAAATCCTCGACGCCATCCACGAGACGGACGGCGACGCCATCTCGCTCGACGCCGGTGCGACCCAGGACGCCCTCGACAGGCTTCACCGAACCGGCTTTTACATCGAACCGACGAGTGCGGTTGCCGTCGCGGGACTAACGGCCTACCGCGAGCGGGGAATTTTGGACGAGGACGCGGATGTAGTCGTTCCCCTCACCGGAAGCGGGCTGAAATCGTAG
- a CDS encoding NUDIX domain-containing protein — translation MVNRPPNNCPYCGTELTTTEIEGRQRHLCPDCDRAVWHNPVPCAGVAVVDDDSVLIVKRAADPGRGEWTIPGGHLEVGEPPAAGAARELHEETGLSVTPDDLSLLDARSFGPYRGKYVVSIGYVVRREKTDGEVVAGSDADEARFITPDEFERTGAPFRENQRERFETAAGILDW, via the coding sequence ATGGTCAACCGACCGCCGAACAACTGCCCGTACTGCGGCACCGAACTGACGACGACGGAAATCGAAGGCCGCCAGCGGCACCTCTGTCCGGACTGTGACCGAGCCGTCTGGCACAATCCGGTACCCTGTGCGGGCGTCGCCGTCGTGGACGACGATAGCGTTCTCATCGTCAAGCGCGCGGCCGACCCCGGACGAGGCGAGTGGACGATTCCCGGCGGTCATCTCGAAGTGGGCGAACCGCCCGCGGCAGGGGCGGCCCGCGAACTTCACGAGGAGACGGGACTCTCGGTTACTCCGGACGACCTCTCACTTCTCGACGCGCGTTCTTTTGGTCCGTATCGCGGGAAGTACGTCGTCTCCATCGGCTACGTAGTTCGGCGCGAGAAGACGGACGGCGAGGTGGTGGCCGGGTCGGATGCCGATGAAGCCCGGTTCATAACCCCGGATGAATTTGAGCGGACCGGCGCACCGTTTCGAGAAAATCAACGCGAGCGCTTCGAGACGGCGGCCGGGATTTTGGACTGGTAA
- the upp gene encoding uracil phosphoribosyltransferase — protein sequence MTIEKRGDAHLITHAMAKDTLSKIRDEKTEQVGFRKGLVKLGRICGYEIIDGAMDTEYVSIDTPLTETTGERVKGLDNVVIINVLRAATPFVEGLLKAFPRAKQGVISAGRDEEAGMNEDGEFPITIDYVKLPEITERDTVIVADPMLATGSTMCAVLEEVLREQPNPENFFVLSAVSAPDGLLHVHDQFPEADLLTVSIDDHLNDDGFIVPGLGDAGDRAFRTT from the coding sequence ATGACTATCGAGAAGCGAGGTGACGCTCACCTCATCACGCACGCGATGGCGAAGGACACCCTCTCGAAGATTCGGGACGAGAAGACCGAACAGGTCGGCTTCCGCAAGGGACTCGTGAAACTCGGTCGTATCTGTGGCTACGAAATCATCGACGGCGCGATGGACACCGAGTACGTCTCCATCGACACGCCGTTGACCGAGACCACCGGCGAGCGCGTCAAAGGACTCGACAACGTGGTCATCATCAACGTCCTCCGCGCCGCGACGCCGTTCGTCGAAGGCCTGCTCAAGGCGTTCCCCCGCGCCAAACAGGGCGTCATCAGCGCCGGACGCGACGAGGAAGCGGGCATGAACGAGGACGGCGAGTTCCCCATCACCATCGACTACGTCAAACTCCCCGAAATCACCGAACGGGACACCGTCATCGTCGCCGACCCGATGCTCGCCACGGGCAGCACGATGTGTGCCGTTCTCGAAGAAGTGCTCCGCGAGCAGCCCAACCCGGAGAACTTCTTCGTCCTCTCGGCCGTCAGCGCTCCCGACGGATTGCTCCACGTCCACGACCAGTTCCCCGAGGCCGACCTCCTGACCGTCAGCATCGACGACCACCTGAACGACGACGGTTTCATCGTCCCCGGACTGGGCGACGCGGGAGACCGCGCCTTCCGAACGACGTAA
- a CDS encoding GTP-binding protein → MNQGSIPVTILSGNLGAGKTTTLNHLLSVSNDTDIAVLVNDMGEINIDAELLEGGTEIVADEGVAELSNGCICCELQDDLRTEVSRLAREWEFDTLVVEASGISEPAPIARLFTTESRVAARYDVDATVTVVSARQFRDFFEPGAPVERTETEDGEVRPLSDLVIEQIEFCDVLLLNKCDLVDDDRLDEIEATLRALQPRAELIRTEHGRVSPDRVLQRGLFDLGAVSDSAGWKQAMEHADGHDGDHHHDSEGAHGRGHDHNHDHNHDHRHPQEAFGITSVSYRATRPLHPARLHDFFASLPDGIVRAKGTFWVAGRDDVKLEYGQAGSSARVTVAGAWIASLPEIDQDLYRSNRSASYWDEEWGDRRTQLVFIGTDVDEDTILAALDDCVLTDDEMDADWNAFDDPFPSDEDGLLTYGE, encoded by the coding sequence ATGAATCAGGGGTCGATTCCGGTCACGATTTTGAGCGGCAACCTCGGAGCGGGGAAGACGACGACGCTCAACCACCTCTTGAGTGTGAGCAACGACACCGACATCGCGGTGCTCGTCAACGACATGGGCGAGATAAACATCGACGCCGAACTGCTGGAGGGCGGGACGGAAATCGTCGCGGACGAGGGCGTTGCGGAACTCTCGAACGGTTGTATCTGCTGTGAGCTACAGGACGATTTGCGAACCGAAGTCAGCCGTCTCGCCCGCGAATGGGAGTTCGACACCCTCGTCGTCGAAGCGTCCGGCATCAGCGAACCCGCACCTATCGCGCGGTTGTTCACGACCGAATCGCGCGTGGCCGCCCGCTACGACGTGGACGCGACCGTCACCGTCGTCAGTGCCCGACAGTTCCGGGACTTCTTCGAACCCGGTGCGCCGGTCGAGCGAACGGAAACGGAGGACGGAGAGGTGCGCCCCCTCTCGGACCTCGTCATCGAGCAGATCGAGTTCTGTGACGTCCTCCTCCTGAACAAATGCGACCTCGTGGATGACGACCGACTGGACGAAATCGAAGCCACCCTCCGTGCGCTCCAACCCCGCGCGGAACTGATTCGAACCGAACACGGTCGGGTTTCCCCCGACCGAGTGCTCCAGCGCGGCCTGTTCGACCTCGGCGCAGTCAGTGACTCCGCCGGATGGAAACAGGCCATGGAACACGCGGACGGCCACGACGGCGACCATCACCACGACTCCGAAGGGGCACACGGCCGCGGCCACGACCACAACCACGACCACAACCACGACCACCGCCATCCACAGGAAGCCTTCGGGATCACGTCGGTATCGTATCGCGCCACCCGACCGCTTCATCCCGCTCGCTTGCACGACTTCTTCGCGTCGCTTCCGGACGGCATCGTCCGCGCCAAGGGGACGTTCTGGGTCGCCGGACGGGACGACGTGAAACTGGAATACGGGCAGGCAGGATCGTCCGCCCGCGTGACCGTCGCCGGGGCGTGGATCGCCAGCCTTCCGGAGATCGATCAGGACCTCTACCGGAGCAACCGCTCGGCAAGTTACTGGGACGAAGAGTGGGGCGACCGCCGGACGCAACTCGTCTTCATCGGAACCGACGTGGACGAGGATACGATTCTCGCCGCGCTGGACGACTGCGTGCTGACCGACGACGAGATGGACGCCGACTGGAACGCGTTCGACGATCCGTTTCCCAGCGACGAGGACGGTCTGCTGACCTACGGCGAATGA
- a CDS encoding TRC40/GET3/ArsA family transport-energizing ATPase → MNKFVFFGGKGGVGKTTVSSAYSLKCARSGLKTLVVSTDPAHSTSDVFDQQFGDDPRSVEGIENLWAMEIDPEEEVENHLMEIKRSLGDHVSAGLVNAIDRQVEMAHQTPGAHESALFDRFIDVMQSSEEYDRVVFDTSPTGGTLRLLSLPEFLEGWIDRLLHKRRQSIDLFEKAAIGDREPRRVADGDPIIARLQKRKELFEFAGDVLRDDASFFLVLNPDELSIRETGRAVEELTESGLPVSGLVINKVTPEPDDDETGRGATYLRDRCRTERDRIDHIRESFDEPVVAVIESRVSEVKGSLLADVADELAVDVEPTVAE, encoded by the coding sequence ATGAACAAGTTCGTGTTCTTCGGCGGCAAGGGCGGCGTCGGAAAGACGACCGTTTCGAGTGCTTACAGCCTGAAATGCGCCAGATCGGGATTGAAAACGCTGGTCGTTTCGACCGACCCGGCACACAGCACGTCCGACGTGTTCGACCAGCAGTTCGGCGACGACCCTCGTTCGGTGGAGGGAATCGAGAACCTCTGGGCGATGGAAATCGACCCCGAAGAGGAGGTCGAAAACCACCTGATGGAGATAAAACGCTCCCTGGGCGACCACGTCAGCGCGGGGTTGGTGAACGCCATCGACCGCCAAGTCGAGATGGCACACCAGACGCCGGGCGCGCACGAATCGGCGCTGTTCGACCGGTTCATCGACGTGATGCAGAGTTCGGAGGAGTACGACCGCGTCGTCTTCGATACCTCGCCGACTGGCGGGACGCTCCGACTCCTCTCGCTCCCCGAGTTCCTCGAAGGTTGGATCGACCGCCTGCTTCACAAACGCCGACAGAGTATCGACCTGTTCGAGAAGGCCGCAATCGGCGACAGGGAACCGCGTCGAGTGGCTGACGGGGACCCGATCATCGCTCGATTACAGAAGCGAAAGGAGTTGTTCGAGTTCGCGGGTGACGTGTTGCGCGACGACGCGTCGTTCTTCCTCGTCCTCAATCCGGACGAGTTGTCGATCCGTGAGACCGGGAGAGCGGTCGAGGAACTCACCGAATCGGGACTGCCCGTGTCGGGACTCGTCATCAACAAGGTGACGCCGGAACCCGACGACGACGAAACCGGACGCGGGGCGACGTATCTCCGTGACCGCTGTCGAACCGAACGCGACAGGATCGACCACATCCGCGAATCGTTCGACGAACCGGTCGTCGCAGTCATCGAATCACGGGTATCAGAAGTGAAAGGAAGCCTACTGGCTGACGTTGCGGACGAGTTGGCGGTCGACGTCGAGCCGACGGTCGCGGAGTAA
- a CDS encoding carbon starvation protein A → MAIAIIWLVLGVLVLFSIGYLTYSRYLAQFVELDDSNETPAHKYEDGQEYVPAKKPVLLGHHYSSIAGGAPIVGPITAGVIWGWIPALLWIAIGNPLLGATHDFISLSSSLRHEGKSIGHIIGEYVGERGKNMLLWFAFLTIILVVAVFAFVVGVVFEKYPSAATASMLYIALAVVFGVYLYQLNLPFGPGTVIFVIGVFASVFVGQAYPIELTAETWVPIVLLYAFIASVLPVWTLLQPRDYLSSFLLYAGVGGALLAVIVGTIGGWLDIGAITPTQPLTVNISGYNGFWGVTDQPLFPLLFITIACGTISGFHSLVSSGTTSKQLNKESDARVIGYGGMLGEGLLATLALASVALVGKVVEGGGVGQALPNFATGGGIMLTSFGIDPSFGAPFMALVMVSFLLTSTDTALRLGRYMFEEIVGTPETQVQSVASNRYFNAGLQCVIAYALVASGTWSDLWPLFGGANQLLAALALLTATVWLANWDKSKQLLSTGVPMAAMTIVTILGLLYLALYQNIWQKFIQGSSMSLGSALSAGVQTIIALVLVGLALSLVKIGYQNIASAGSEPSGTPVTDGGESDD, encoded by the coding sequence ATGGCGATTGCAATCATATGGCTGGTACTCGGCGTACTGGTACTTTTCAGCATAGGATATCTGACGTATTCACGATATCTCGCACAGTTCGTAGAATTGGACGACAGCAACGAGACACCGGCGCATAAGTACGAGGACGGGCAGGAGTACGTTCCCGCGAAAAAGCCCGTCCTGTTGGGACATCACTATTCCAGTATTGCAGGAGGTGCGCCAATCGTCGGCCCGATTACGGCAGGGGTAATTTGGGGATGGATTCCGGCGCTGCTGTGGATTGCCATCGGTAATCCGCTGCTCGGCGCGACCCACGACTTCATCTCGTTGTCGAGCAGTCTCCGTCACGAGGGGAAGTCCATCGGGCACATCATCGGTGAGTACGTCGGCGAGCGCGGCAAGAACATGTTGCTGTGGTTCGCGTTCCTGACCATCATTCTCGTCGTCGCCGTGTTCGCGTTCGTCGTCGGGGTCGTCTTCGAGAAATACCCGAGCGCCGCAACGGCGAGCATGTTATACATCGCGTTGGCGGTCGTGTTCGGAGTTTACCTGTACCAACTGAACCTGCCGTTCGGGCCGGGAACGGTGATTTTCGTGATCGGGGTGTTCGCCAGCGTTTTCGTCGGACAGGCGTACCCCATCGAACTCACGGCGGAAACGTGGGTTCCGATCGTCCTGCTGTACGCGTTCATCGCAAGCGTCCTGCCGGTGTGGACGCTTCTGCAACCGCGTGATTACCTGTCGTCGTTCCTGTTGTACGCAGGTGTCGGCGGCGCGCTGTTGGCGGTCATCGTCGGAACGATTGGCGGTTGGCTCGACATCGGAGCCATCACGCCGACCCAACCGCTCACGGTCAACATTTCGGGATACAACGGCTTCTGGGGCGTGACCGACCAGCCGTTGTTCCCGCTGCTGTTCATCACCATCGCGTGCGGGACCATCAGCGGGTTCCACTCGCTCGTGTCGTCCGGAACGACCTCGAAACAGCTGAACAAGGAATCGGACGCGCGGGTCATCGGGTACGGCGGCATGCTCGGTGAGGGGCTTCTCGCGACGCTCGCACTCGCGTCGGTCGCGCTCGTCGGAAAGGTCGTCGAGGGTGGCGGTGTCGGACAGGCACTTCCCAACTTCGCGACCGGTGGCGGTATCATGCTCACGAGCTTCGGCATCGACCCCAGCTTCGGCGCGCCGTTCATGGCGCTCGTCATGGTGAGCTTCCTGCTCACCTCGACCGACACAGCGCTTCGCCTCGGTCGGTACATGTTCGAGGAGATCGTCGGCACGCCGGAGACGCAGGTTCAAAGCGTGGCGTCGAACCGATACTTCAACGCGGGATTGCAGTGCGTCATCGCCTACGCGCTCGTGGCGTCCGGAACGTGGTCGGACCTCTGGCCGCTGTTCGGCGGGGCGAACCAGTTGCTCGCGGCGCTGGCGCTGCTGACGGCGACGGTGTGGCTCGCCAACTGGGACAAGAGCAAACAGCTCCTCAGCACGGGCGTCCCGATGGCGGCAATGACCATCGTGACCATCCTCGGGTTGCTGTACCTCGCGCTGTATCAGAACATCTGGCAGAAGTTCATCCAAGGCAGCAGCATGTCGCTCGGGAGCGCGCTCTCGGCGGGAGTCCAGACGATCATCGCGCTCGTCCTCGTCGGACTCGCGCTCTCGTTGGTCAAGATCGGGTATCAGAACATCGCCTCCGCGGGCAGCGAGCCCAGCGGTACACCCGTCACGGACGGAGGTGAATCCGACGACTAG
- a CDS encoding class I SAM-dependent methyltransferase, protein MDSDPLGRAILDYERGGLRGDCLYRDGAETWDGHVYENYFRPREEWSDSWKNLLDSLPCPVVDIGCGSGQHAEFLQERGEVVAIDVSPTAVEATRERGVEDARVMDMFELTFPPNRFRSVLLNGTQLGLTGSLAGARQLLSDIARITEEDGVAVVDNYDPTNCGPDDVFGYRPDPRRGIAHRTFHFEYERDGEREVGRSLHFVLFSPDRLRDVTVGTPWRVAEVRPGDGYYKAVLRKDDGKNGRKRDQ, encoded by the coding sequence ATGGATTCGGACCCACTCGGTCGAGCGATACTGGATTACGAACGCGGCGGACTGCGCGGGGACTGTCTGTACAGGGACGGCGCGGAAACGTGGGACGGGCACGTCTACGAGAACTACTTCAGACCGCGAGAGGAGTGGAGCGATAGCTGGAAGAACCTGCTCGATTCGCTCCCGTGTCCGGTCGTCGATATCGGCTGTGGCTCGGGACAGCACGCCGAATTCCTCCAAGAGAGGGGGGAAGTCGTCGCCATCGACGTCAGTCCGACCGCCGTCGAAGCGACCCGCGAACGCGGCGTCGAAGACGCCCGCGTGATGGACATGTTCGAGCTGACGTTTCCGCCGAATCGCTTCCGCTCCGTGCTCCTCAACGGGACACAACTCGGTCTCACGGGGTCACTCGCCGGTGCACGACAATTGCTCTCCGACATCGCCCGGATTACCGAGGAGGACGGTGTCGCCGTCGTTGACAACTACGATCCGACGAACTGCGGACCGGACGATGTTTTCGGCTACCGACCCGACCCGCGACGGGGTATCGCCCATCGGACGTTCCACTTCGAATACGAACGAGACGGGGAGCGAGAAGTCGGACGGAGCCTTCACTTCGTCCTCTTCTCACCCGACAGACTCCGGGACGTGACCGTCGGAACGCCGTGGCGCGTCGCCGAGGTCCGTCCGGGAGATGGCTACTACAAAGCCGTCCTTCGGAAGGACGACGGGAAAAACGGACGGAAACGGGACCAATAG
- a CDS encoding DUF5828 family protein, with amino-acid sequence MEESISGFKLRGSWGDIVEHGERITQALREADVSGEAFREWDEWRPKSHERLGEDVAEKTAEQAHVSEGKGEQAGESPDDDLRTAGEKLTESYEKLEKDDTEGAVDRWQDSVNYVARAADSASRKAIRKVEDTVYQKVMTQLAPYYFDNELVSANIQQTSRMEDGEEGFIFEVNVNDDHLKNEVSDSLTAYEDEIDRWHVETEKQTETVEAAEGVEAPKRSGGPRADRT; translated from the coding sequence ATGGAAGAGAGCATCTCTGGCTTCAAACTCCGAGGTAGCTGGGGAGACATCGTCGAGCACGGGGAGCGGATCACGCAAGCCCTTCGTGAGGCGGACGTGTCGGGTGAGGCATTCCGAGAATGGGACGAGTGGCGACCCAAGTCGCACGAGCGACTCGGCGAGGACGTCGCCGAGAAGACGGCGGAACAAGCACACGTCAGCGAGGGCAAGGGCGAACAAGCGGGCGAATCCCCGGACGACGATCTCCGAACAGCGGGTGAAAAACTGACCGAATCGTACGAGAAACTGGAAAAAGACGACACCGAAGGTGCCGTCGACCGATGGCAGGACTCGGTGAACTACGTGGCGCGTGCCGCCGACTCCGCAAGCCGAAAAGCCATCCGGAAGGTCGAGGACACGGTGTATCAGAAGGTGATGACACAACTCGCGCCGTACTACTTCGACAACGAACTCGTCAGCGCGAACATCCAACAGACGAGTCGGATGGAGGACGGCGAGGAAGGATTCATCTTCGAGGTGAACGTCAACGACGACCACCTGAAGAACGAGGTATCCGATTCGCTCACGGCGTACGAGGACGAGATCGACCGTTGGCACGTCGAAACCGAAAAACAGACCGAGACGGTCGAAGCGGCAGAAGGCGTCGAAGCACCGAAACGAAGCGGCGGGCCACGGGCCGACAGAACCTGA
- a CDS encoding TMEM175 family protein, with protein sequence MSLPFRRESDETDRLLALSDGVIAIAITLLVLEITVPVVPTGASESALPTRVLEQWNEFFGFVLSFSVVGLYWVLHRRVFVHVERHTKEIVWLNLLFLLMVAFVPYATSMFSTYPGRFGVMFLAGVLTLTGFSLAALWLYASRSELIEEGITSRTVGIQAARFLASPLVFVASILVAAFDSTVAIFLWVLLIPINAALQSRLIESVEVSGRGSDGR encoded by the coding sequence ATGTCACTTCCATTTCGACGGGAGTCGGACGAGACCGATCGACTCCTCGCGCTCAGTGACGGGGTTATCGCCATCGCCATCACCCTACTAGTGTTGGAGATTACGGTACCGGTCGTCCCGACTGGCGCTTCGGAATCGGCGCTTCCGACCCGCGTCCTCGAACAGTGGAACGAGTTTTTCGGGTTCGTGTTGAGTTTCTCGGTCGTCGGCCTCTACTGGGTACTCCACCGACGCGTTTTCGTCCACGTCGAGCGGCACACGAAGGAAATCGTGTGGCTCAACCTCCTCTTTCTACTCATGGTTGCGTTCGTCCCGTACGCGACCAGCATGTTCAGCACCTATCCGGGACGATTCGGTGTGATGTTTCTCGCTGGTGTGCTGACACTCACTGGGTTCAGCCTCGCCGCCCTCTGGCTGTACGCTTCCCGGAGCGAACTCATCGAAGAGGGAATCACCTCACGTACCGTCGGGATTCAGGCGGCACGGTTTCTCGCCTCGCCGCTGGTGTTCGTCGCCTCGATACTCGTCGCCGCGTTCGATTCGACGGTGGCGATCTTCCTGTGGGTGCTTCTGATTCCGATAAACGCCGCGTTGCAATCACGGCTCATCGAAAGTGTCGAAGTATCAGGGCGGGGGTCGGATGGTCGCTGA
- a CDS encoding inorganic phosphate transporter encodes MAGGLLTVVIAGVASLFMAWAIGAGSSGSTPFAPAVGANALSVMRAGFLVGILGFLGAALQGANVSQAVGRQLIHGVQLSPLAATTGLLTAAILVAIGVFTGYPIATAFTVTGAIVGVGLALGGVPAWPKYQQIVSLWILTPFVGGGIAYATARVLRREDVSETVSIPLLGGVVGLIIANVGFVFLGPPGESDSIAQAVSVHLQLPTVGGVDVGIVLSSLVLGGLVALALRRELSSDLNRGQRRFLLALGGLVAFSAGGSQVGLAIGPLLPLLDPYSIPLVPVLVGGGLGLLAGSWTGAPRMIKALAQDYSALGPRRSIAALIPAFAIAQSAVFFGIPVSFNEIIVSTIIGSGFAASGGGVSGKKMVYTILAWVLSLALALGVGYGAFSAANAVF; translated from the coding sequence ATGGCTGGAGGGTTGCTGACGGTCGTTATCGCCGGGGTCGCGAGTCTATTCATGGCGTGGGCCATCGGAGCGGGGTCGAGCGGCTCGACCCCGTTCGCCCCGGCAGTCGGTGCGAACGCCCTCTCCGTAATGCGTGCGGGGTTTCTCGTCGGCATTCTCGGGTTTCTGGGGGCGGCGCTGCAAGGAGCGAACGTCTCCCAAGCGGTTGGCAGGCAACTGATTCACGGCGTACAGCTGTCGCCGCTCGCCGCGACGACGGGACTGCTGACGGCGGCGATTCTGGTCGCAATCGGCGTGTTCACCGGCTATCCGATCGCCACCGCGTTCACCGTCACTGGCGCGATCGTCGGCGTCGGGTTGGCGCTCGGCGGCGTCCCGGCGTGGCCGAAGTACCAACAGATAGTTTCCCTCTGGATACTCACGCCGTTCGTCGGCGGGGGAATCGCCTACGCGACCGCTCGCGTGCTCCGACGTGAGGACGTCTCGGAGACGGTTTCTATTCCGCTTTTAGGAGGGGTCGTCGGCCTCATCATCGCCAACGTCGGGTTCGTCTTCCTCGGCCCGCCGGGCGAAAGCGACTCGATCGCCCAAGCGGTCAGCGTGCATCTCCAGCTTCCGACCGTGGGCGGCGTGGATGTCGGCATCGTCCTCTCGTCGCTCGTCCTCGGCGGACTGGTCGCCCTCGCGCTCCGACGCGAACTGAGTTCGGACCTGAACCGCGGACAGCGTCGGTTCCTGCTCGCACTTGGGGGCCTCGTGGCGTTCTCCGCAGGTGGGAGTCAGGTCGGACTCGCCATCGGGCCGCTGCTCCCGCTGTTGGACCCGTACTCGATTCCGCTGGTTCCGGTGCTCGTCGGCGGCGGGCTCGGCCTGCTCGCCGGGTCGTGGACGGGCGCACCCCGGATGATAAAGGCGCTCGCACAGGACTACTCGGCGCTTGGGCCGCGGCGGTCGATCGCCGCACTCATTCCGGCGTTCGCCATCGCACAGAGTGCCGTCTTCTTCGGCATTCCCGTCTCGTTCAACGAAATCATCGTCAGCACGATCATCGGCAGCGGCTTCGCCGCGAGCGGTGGCGGCGTCAGCGGAAAGAAGATGGTGTACACCATCCTCGCGTGGGTACTCTCGCTCGCGCTCGCGCTCGGCGTGGGTTACGGTGCGTTCAGCGCGGCCAACGCGGTTTTCTGA